In the genome of Mucisphaera calidilacus, one region contains:
- a CDS encoding type II secretion system protein, with translation MLRIKTGTQHPATGFTLIELLVVISIIALLIGILLPALGAAREVARNVQCASNLRQQLIAIVTYANDYGGTLPLAGNYDWHDRAWNIGGIQGAVDPNTGEYIYQQNLLIPYIGGEEGNGEFSDAFICPGTAGGQGPDWLRENEPRPTHYRYNIYAAYFWPTFQKRQLVVSNLDTPMSATEAVIQFDVVFPDWEINGESLPHEKTGTGLNVGYMDGHASGVTSETYFAKSTRTSYNTWPYNQFVNENWPWLPNSTWED, from the coding sequence ATGCTCCGCATCAAGACTGGCACTCAGCACCCGGCCACCGGATTCACGCTGATCGAACTGCTCGTGGTCATCAGCATCATCGCCCTGCTCATCGGCATCCTCCTGCCCGCGCTTGGCGCGGCACGCGAGGTCGCACGCAACGTCCAGTGTGCCTCCAACCTCCGCCAGCAGTTGATCGCCATCGTGACCTACGCCAATGACTATGGCGGCACGCTGCCCCTGGCCGGGAACTACGACTGGCACGATCGTGCGTGGAACATCGGTGGTATCCAGGGAGCGGTCGACCCGAACACCGGCGAATACATCTATCAACAGAATCTCCTCATTCCCTACATTGGCGGCGAGGAAGGTAATGGCGAGTTCTCCGACGCGTTCATCTGCCCAGGCACCGCCGGAGGTCAGGGACCGGACTGGCTCCGTGAGAATGAGCCCCGGCCCACGCATTACCGCTACAACATCTACGCCGCCTACTTCTGGCCAACGTTTCAGAAGCGCCAGCTGGTCGTTTCCAACCTCGACACACCCATGTCCGCGACCGAGGCCGTGATCCAGTTCGATGTCGTCTTCCCCGATTGGGAGATCAACGGAGAATCCTTGCCGCACGAGAAGACGGGAACCGGTCTGAACGTCGGCTACATGGATGGTCACGCCAGCGGCGTCACCTCGGAAACGTATTTCGCCAAGAGCACACGGACCAGCTACAACACATGGCCATACAACCAGTTTGTGAATGAAAACTGGCCGTGGCTGCCGAACTCGACATGGGAAGATTGA
- a CDS encoding substrate-binding domain-containing protein, which translates to MRQRREGESHTGMLSRLHLDGLLIRDDHQTRQLVEEIAAAGIPSVVIADRFEREDVNFVCCNSFTPTLQAIEHLLHMGHRRIAICHNVLSDTDHRDRIAAYDRAMADAGLETDPALRFAIRADVEGGGAALCRFLSLPDPPTAIFFTDPPATVGALRRAMELDVRVPEDLSIVGVDDEDLRKMTHPVYTAVCQNANELGYQAARWLCRSLSDTASPGENTERIALQIEAILEINKTTGAPPATPVRVSPTGVRISVSQ; encoded by the coding sequence ATGCGGCAGCGGCGCGAGGGCGAGTCACACACCGGCATGCTCAGCCGTCTCCACCTCGACGGCCTGCTTATCCGCGACGACCACCAAACCCGACAACTCGTTGAGGAGATCGCGGCCGCGGGGATTCCCAGCGTCGTAATCGCAGATCGTTTCGAGCGGGAGGATGTGAATTTCGTATGCTGCAACTCCTTCACGCCGACGCTCCAGGCCATCGAGCACCTGTTGCACATGGGCCATCGTCGGATCGCGATCTGCCATAACGTCCTCTCGGACACCGATCACCGCGACCGGATCGCCGCCTATGACCGGGCCATGGCAGATGCGGGACTCGAGACCGATCCCGCGCTGCGTTTTGCCATTCGCGCCGACGTGGAGGGCGGCGGTGCGGCACTCTGCCGATTCCTCTCCCTGCCTGATCCGCCGACCGCGATCTTCTTCACCGACCCACCGGCGACCGTGGGGGCCCTCCGCCGGGCGATGGAACTCGACGTCCGGGTGCCCGAGGACCTCTCCATCGTTGGGGTTGATGACGAAGACTTGCGGAAGATGACCCACCCTGTCTATACCGCCGTCTGCCAGAACGCGAACGAACTCGGCTACCAGGCCGCTCGATGGCTCTGCCGATCGCTCTCGGACACAGCCTCGCCCGGTGAGAACACCGAGCGTATCGCCCTCCAGATCGAAGCCATCCTCGAAATCAACAAGACGACCGGAGCGCCACCCGCAACCCCTGTCCGTGTTTCGCCGACCGGCGTCCGTATCAGTGTCTCTCAATAG
- a CDS encoding glycoside hydrolase family 30 protein, producing MKTDTAADVTSVNIYETSRATGESLRPAGSVAPETGAVQGLIRITLDASKRYQTIIGFGGALTESSAVNYQMMNEGMRETFLRGYFSTEGGHGYAFWRTHIHACDFSRGRYTYVDEGDVSLKSFSLDADRNTVLPLIKDAMAVADRPVSILASPWSPPAWMKSNGDMLRGGKLLPEHRQTWADYFVRYIESMGEEGIPIWGVTVQNEPDATQTWESCRYSAEEERDFVRDYLGPTLERAGLGDVRIVIWDHNRDLLLDRATIAYQDAEASQYIWGAGFHWYCGDFFENVQRLHDAYPEKHLIFTEGCQEGGPHTGAWELGERYGRSIINDLNRWCEGWLDWNILLDETGGPNHVGNLCSAPILYDRNTGQMLYQSSYAYLGHFSRFIEPGAVRIGCDVSHADLLATACENPDGSLAVVVMNHGEYDLDYTLEWMGRSYEITAPARGIQTLVTGLS from the coding sequence ATGAAAACAGACACCGCTGCTGATGTCACTTCCGTGAATATCTACGAGACCAGCAGAGCTACAGGCGAATCGCTGCGGCCTGCCGGCAGCGTAGCGCCCGAAACAGGTGCTGTGCAGGGCCTCATCCGAATCACGCTCGATGCCTCGAAGCGGTACCAGACGATCATCGGCTTCGGCGGGGCGTTGACAGAGTCGTCGGCGGTCAATTACCAAATGATGAACGAGGGGATGCGTGAGACTTTTCTGCGCGGCTATTTCTCGACCGAAGGCGGGCACGGGTACGCATTCTGGAGGACGCATATTCATGCCTGCGACTTCTCCCGCGGGCGATACACCTACGTCGACGAGGGCGACGTCTCGCTGAAATCCTTCAGCCTGGACGCCGACCGCAACACGGTCCTGCCCCTGATCAAGGACGCGATGGCCGTAGCCGACCGCCCGGTTTCGATCCTCGCGTCCCCATGGAGCCCTCCGGCCTGGATGAAGTCGAACGGAGACATGCTCCGGGGCGGCAAGCTGCTGCCTGAGCATCGTCAGACCTGGGCTGACTATTTCGTGCGTTACATCGAGTCGATGGGCGAGGAGGGAATCCCGATCTGGGGGGTAACCGTGCAGAACGAACCGGACGCCACGCAGACGTGGGAATCCTGTCGCTATTCTGCCGAAGAGGAGCGAGATTTCGTCCGGGATTACCTCGGGCCAACCCTCGAACGCGCCGGCCTGGGCGACGTGAGGATCGTGATCTGGGACCACAACCGCGACCTGCTTCTCGATCGCGCCACAATCGCCTATCAGGACGCCGAGGCGAGTCAGTACATCTGGGGCGCCGGATTCCACTGGTACTGCGGCGACTTCTTCGAGAACGTCCAGCGTCTGCACGACGCCTACCCCGAGAAGCATCTGATCTTCACCGAGGGTTGCCAGGAGGGGGGGCCTCACACGGGTGCCTGGGAACTCGGCGAGCGCTATGGCCGATCGATCATCAACGACCTGAACCGCTGGTGCGAGGGCTGGCTGGACTGGAACATCCTCCTCGATGAGACCGGCGGTCCCAATCACGTGGGGAATCTCTGCTCTGCCCCGATCTTGTACGACCGTAACACAGGTCAGATGCTTTACCAGAGCTCCTATGCCTATCTCGGGCACTTCTCCCGCTTCATCGAGCCGGGCGCCGTACGCATCGGCTGTGACGTCAGTCATGCCGATCTGCTCGCTACGGCCTGCGAAAACCCCGATGGCTCCCTTGCGGTTGTGGTGATGAACCATGGCGAGTACGACCTCGACTACACCCTCGAGTGGATGGGGCGGTCCTATGAGATCACCGCTCCCGCTCGCGGTATACAGACGCTGGTGACCGGGCTGTCTTAG
- a CDS encoding cellulase family glycosylhydrolase: protein MQKQPLPRTRTTFTLALILLSACATAVAGSSTHPWIKAEGARFVNDLGEQVTLKGCNVGNWLLLEMWMLAIDHGQFRDQYDFEENLSRRFGRPERERLMDLYRENWIKPRDFAIIKSFGFNTVRLPFNYRLLQDDERPFALRKDAFEWLDRGIEMAEAEGLYVILDMHGVPGGQSVDHPTGRVEQNKLWENPVYADRTAWLWRQIADRYRDRASVAGYDVINEPYADFNTDIRPQLKAVFGKIYDAIREVDERHIVFAPAPLWGGHAFYGSPEENGWTQVAFTEHHYPGLFGDSPTKQSHGRFVYRELPEKHAFIERVRVPMFIGEWNPVFESLGGGDLMRRYFDIYESYGWAAAMWSYKILHREGGVVRDNWYMVSNAKTLHQLDFKTAPIEEIEDYFRWFGSMEYVIDEPMRTALVRENPIYVDLPMPAPPMAEPPHRDALEVWQAADVGEAIEGGQRRDGDDALTIYGGGHDIWTDNDAFRFVCREIEGDFVMTTRIDHLGATSVYAKAGIMARASLDNNSAHVLIHAFPDGQLARGLRHEQGAMMSQADVPNDQLPVYVRLSRRGHTFVGEFSLDGMNWRPAGTPVEVPAIGKTCLLGLAVLSHNAGALTEARFTSITIESW, encoded by the coding sequence ATGCAGAAGCAACCCCTGCCGCGCACACGCACGACATTCACACTGGCCCTCATCCTGCTCTCGGCATGCGCGACGGCTGTTGCCGGATCGAGCACGCACCCCTGGATCAAGGCCGAGGGAGCGCGATTCGTCAACGACTTGGGCGAACAGGTCACCCTCAAAGGCTGCAACGTCGGCAACTGGTTGCTGCTCGAGATGTGGATGCTGGCGATCGACCACGGCCAGTTTCGAGATCAGTACGATTTCGAGGAGAACCTGTCTCGTCGCTTTGGACGCCCGGAGCGAGAGCGCCTGATGGATCTCTATCGCGAGAACTGGATCAAGCCTCGTGACTTTGCCATCATCAAGAGTTTCGGCTTCAACACGGTCCGGCTACCGTTTAACTACCGACTCCTGCAAGACGACGAGCGTCCTTTCGCTTTGCGCAAGGACGCGTTCGAGTGGCTCGATCGCGGGATCGAGATGGCAGAGGCCGAAGGCCTCTACGTGATTCTGGACATGCATGGTGTGCCGGGTGGACAGAGCGTCGATCACCCTACTGGGCGAGTCGAGCAGAACAAGCTCTGGGAGAATCCTGTTTACGCTGACAGGACGGCATGGCTCTGGCGTCAGATTGCCGACCGCTATCGGGACCGCGCTTCGGTCGCCGGTTACGACGTCATCAACGAGCCGTACGCGGACTTCAACACCGACATACGTCCGCAGCTGAAGGCTGTTTTTGGCAAGATCTATGATGCGATCCGCGAGGTGGATGAGCGGCATATTGTTTTTGCGCCCGCGCCTCTCTGGGGCGGACATGCTTTCTACGGATCGCCCGAAGAGAACGGCTGGACTCAGGTGGCGTTCACCGAGCATCACTACCCCGGCCTTTTTGGCGACTCGCCTACGAAGCAGTCACACGGCCGCTTTGTCTATCGCGAACTTCCCGAGAAGCACGCGTTCATTGAACGTGTCCGGGTGCCCATGTTCATCGGCGAGTGGAATCCGGTATTTGAGAGTCTCGGCGGCGGCGACCTGATGCGTCGGTATTTCGATATTTATGAGAGCTACGGATGGGCAGCTGCCATGTGGTCTTACAAAATACTGCACAGGGAGGGCGGCGTAGTCAGAGACAACTGGTATATGGTCAGCAACGCCAAGACGCTGCACCAGCTTGACTTCAAGACCGCACCGATCGAAGAGATCGAAGACTATTTCAGATGGTTCGGGTCGATGGAATACGTGATCGACGAGCCCATGCGGACCGCGCTGGTGCGCGAGAACCCCATCTACGTTGACCTGCCGATGCCCGCTCCGCCGATGGCCGAGCCGCCTCACCGCGATGCACTCGAGGTCTGGCAGGCCGCGGACGTTGGTGAAGCTATCGAAGGGGGTCAGCGTCGTGATGGTGATGATGCGCTCACGATCTACGGCGGCGGCCACGACATCTGGACCGACAATGACGCCTTTCGATTCGTCTGCCGGGAAATCGAGGGCGATTTTGTCATGACCACGCGCATCGATCACCTTGGCGCTACCAGCGTCTACGCCAAGGCAGGCATCATGGCTCGTGCCAGCCTTGACAACAACTCCGCCCATGTCCTGATCCACGCGTTCCCCGACGGTCAGTTGGCACGCGGTCTGCGTCACGAGCAGGGCGCGATGATGTCGCAAGCAGACGTGCCCAACGATCAGCTGCCGGTCTACGTGCGGCTGTCACGACGGGGTCATACCTTCGTGGGTGAATTCAGCCTTGACGGCATGAACTGGCGCCCTGCCGGGACACCTGTCGAGGTGCCCGCGATCGGGAAGACCTGCCTGCTTGGCCTGGCAGTCCTGAGTCACAACGCGGGGGCTCTTACCGAGGCCCGATTCACATCGATCACTATCGAGTCGTGGTAG
- a CDS encoding IS3 family transposase (programmed frameshift), which produces MGRKRHSAEEIVNKLREAEVLMSQGSSVAGVCKQIGVHEQTYYKWRREYGGLKTDQAKRFKELEQENGRLKKLLAESELDKAIPSRSRSAKTLSPTRRRRVVSEVIDHLRVSERRACKVLCQPRAVQRYLPIERDDEGPLTRRIVALAAMYGRYGTPRITALLRDEGWTVNHKRVERIWKREGLKVPKKQPKRGRLWLNDGSCVRLRPEHKDHVWAYDFVQTRTHDGRPFRVLAIVDEYTRECLALDVDRQLKSDDVLERLAWLMATRSVPEHIRSDNGPEFTAKVVRGWLKRVGVKTLFIEPGSPWENGYVESFNGKLRDELLNGELFYTLKEAKVLIERWRRHYNTIRPHSSLDYRPPAPETITAEPGSAPLRPPLQTSLGLP; this is translated from the exons ATGGGACGCAAGCGTCATTCAGCGGAGGAGATCGTGAACAAGCTTCGAGAGGCGGAGGTGTTGATGAGCCAAGGGTCCTCGGTGGCCGGGGTCTGCAAGCAGATCGGGGTTCACGAGCAGACGTACTACAAGTGGCGTCGGGAGTACGGCGGTCTGAAGACCGACCAGGCCAAGCGGTTCAAAGAACTGGAGCAGGAGAACGGCCGGCTCAAGAAGCTGCTGGCCGAATCGGAGCTCGACAAGGCGATTC CTTCGCGAAGCCGCAGCGCTAAAACGCTGAGCCCGACGCGTCGCCGCCGGGTGGTCAGTGAGGTGATCGACCACCTGAGGGTGTCGGAGCGTCGGGCGTGCAAGGTGTTGTGCCAGCCGCGAGCCGTGCAGCGTTACCTGCCCATCGAGCGGGATGACGAGGGGCCGTTGACGCGGCGGATCGTGGCGTTGGCGGCCATGTACGGACGGTATGGCACGCCACGGATTACGGCGTTGCTCAGAGATGAAGGTTGGACTGTGAACCATAAGCGAGTCGAGCGGATCTGGAAGCGAGAGGGCCTGAAGGTGCCGAAGAAGCAGCCTAAGCGTGGTCGGCTGTGGCTCAACGATGGCTCATGTGTGCGATTGAGACCCGAGCACAAGGACCATGTCTGGGCGTACGACTTCGTCCAGACGAGAACACACGACGGACGCCCATTCCGGGTGCTGGCGATTGTGGATGAATACACCCGCGAATGCCTGGCGTTGGACGTGGATCGACAGCTCAAGAGTGACGATGTCCTCGAGCGATTGGCGTGGCTCATGGCGACGCGGAGCGTACCTGAGCACATCCGCTCAGATAATGGGCCGGAGTTTACTGCGAAGGTCGTCCGGGGTTGGCTTAAGCGTGTGGGCGTCAAGACGCTCTTCATCGAACCGGGGTCGCCTTGGGAAAACGGCTACGTGGAGAGCTTCAACGGCAAGCTGAGGGATGAACTGCTCAACGGCGAGCTCTTTTACACGCTCAAGGAAGCGAAGGTCCTCATCGAGCGGTGGCGACGTCATTACAACACGATCCGGCCTCATTCGTCGCTGGACTACCGGCCACCCGCACCCGAAACCATCACTGCAGAGCCGGGCTCCGCTCCGCTACGCCCGCCTCTGCAAACCAGCCTCGGTCTACCGTAG
- a CDS encoding transposase: protein MIPTRSNQPRLKLDRKKCRGRNIVECCIGWLKCCRRVATRYEKLASHYLGLVKLAIIQRCLRLLVHPSGRA, encoded by the coding sequence GTGATCCCCACCCGTAGCAACCAGCCCAGACTCAAACTCGATCGTAAGAAGTGCCGTGGCCGTAACATCGTCGAATGCTGCATCGGCTGGCTCAAGTGCTGCCGACGGGTCGCCACACGCTACGAAAAGCTCGCCAGCCACTACCTCGGACTCGTCAAGCTCGCCATTATCCAGCGATGCCTTAGGCTCCTCGTACATCCGTCAGGCAGGGCCTAG
- a CDS encoding AbrB/MazE/SpoVT family DNA-binding domain-containing protein, with product MRISAKGQVTIPQSIREKHGLWPGTEVDFVERGGRVYLRKSGSDASRGKRVVAGLRGKAEVMMSTDQIMDLTRGD from the coding sequence ATGAGAATCTCGGCTAAAGGGCAGGTAACCATTCCTCAGTCAATCCGCGAGAAACACGGTCTGTGGCCCGGGACTGAAGTCGACTTTGTCGAACGCGGCGGGCGGGTCTACCTGCGAAAAAGCGGCAGCGATGCCTCGCGTGGCAAGCGTGTGGTCGCAGGCCTGCGCGGCAAAGCCGAAGTCATGATGAGTACCGACCAGATCATGGACCTGACGCGTGGTGACTGA